Sequence from the Caretta caretta isolate rCarCar2 chromosome 16, rCarCar1.hap1, whole genome shotgun sequence genome:
GCAAGCTGGAGCCCAAGAAGTTTAGCACAGTGAAAAGCCTCTGTGTGAACTACTAATGTCTTTATTCTactttattcttcctgctctCTTAATGGGGAGAAGATGCAGGAAAGTACTAGCTCCTTGCTGGAAGTGTTCACCGAGATATACTCTCTAGGATATTACCATTGCTGGGTCTCTCTTGTCTCTGACAGGGCAGTGCAGATTATTTTCTAACCAGTGGAGACAAGATCAGATTCTTCTTTGAGAAAGGAGTTTTTGATGAAAAAGGTAAAAGTTACCTACTATCAGCTGTAATGGGTTTGGGGGTGGATGGGAAGAAATGTAAACAATCTGCTAGTGAGCCAGGAACTTTCTTAAAGGGACAAGGTGGCTGAATGACTATTTGGGAGCGAGGGGAATTCTAGGCGCTATTGTTTACTCTTGGTTGTGTTACATCCTCTTTAATTCAGCACTTTGTTTCTTAGGTGACTTTCTTGTTCCAAAGGAGAAATCTATAAACAAGATTGGCCACGGTATGGATGAGCTGTGATGCTTTTGGAGAGAAAATATGGGGTGTATTTTCCAGAACTAAGCATTCCTTCAGACTTGGCTATTGTGAATAATGCCAGCACATTACAAAGAAACTGCTCTCCTGCATTAATGTTCTAGCTAAACATGGACTCTGCCTATGGTATTGTTACCACTAAAACAAGACACGTAGATGTAAATTCTCTTGCCTTGATTATAGCCTCCTCCTCTCTGTTCTATTGCTTTTGCCATGCCCCAGTCCACTGAAAATTATTGCAAAaatcctcctctcctcccactgTGGCCTCCCTTCTTTGCAACCTTGCTCTGTCTCTTTCCCTCACCAGAATCAGGTTCAAGTTCATCAGATTTAACTCTAAGCCTCTGCTCAGCTTCACCCTGCCCACATATCAGTTTGCTTCTTCCTTTGCCCCTTTTGAATCCTTCCACTCTCGTATTTGTGCTTCCTTCTGTGTTATCCCATGCTAGGAAACCTCCCTGTCCTTTGCCAAAAGGCCTCTCATTTCCCACTCACATCGCTTTTCAAAAGCCACTTGTTCCACCAGGCTTTTATAGTTTTTAAAGTGAATCACTGACCTATATTGGCTGAAGTTCAAACTTATGTATCTCTTATGCAACAGATTGTTTTCAGCTGTTTTGTTTGTGTCCAGTCTAGGTTGTTAAGATCCTTAGGACAGACTGTATCTTCTCTGTTCTGAGCACACTGCTGGCACTCAACAAGCTGGGATTCTTCACTGTGACATTGCCAGCAGTTTCTCAATCTTACAGGTTTCCAATGTGTCCTATTTCCCCTCTTCCAGCTGCTAAAGAACTAGCTGTATCCCTTTTGTTTTCAAACAATACCCAGAGAAAACATAATGGGGTTCAGCATTTTTATCTCACAAACGCAGGAACCCTGCCCAGATCTTTCTCCGTTAAAACTTGAAAATCCAGTATCTGATATCACAGTCCTGCAGTCTCTATAGGGAAAACAGTgtcccaaaaaaaaaccaaaacaattcttccCACCCTCTCTTTGTCCTTTGCTGTAGTGCAAGTGCTCCTTCAAGAGGAAACGGAAAACAAAAATAGCATCCTTCTCACTCAGGCTCAACAGCAATTCCAAGAGGAGGATTCATTTTGACCCATTCTTCTGCAATTTATCCACTTATTTTCTGTCTAGCCACATTTTTGCTCTGTAGCAGTCTCTGCTGGGTTGAGTAAGCTGACTGAACAGCAAATTCTATCATCTTTAAGAGTGATCCTGAATCCAAAGCATTTGCTTCCAGGTTAAAAATGCTAGGGCAAGTTAAGGCATTCAAAGAGCACCGAATTTGTGCTCCCAGTTCTTAATTTTACATATGATAAAAATTTGATGCCCCATGTTTCATCTATGCAGAGTTTTCTCATCATGCTTTATTCAAATTCTAAGAACTGTAATACTCTGAAGGACACATTCAAATAATTGACGGAGCTTGTGAGGCTCAATGCTCAACTTGGTGGcatttctgtctgtctgtaacGGGAGAACTTTTGAATGCAACAACTGATCAATTCCAAAGTTTCCAGGAACGTTCTAGGCTTCCACTGCCAGAACTCTACTCATTTGGAGGACAATTGGAAAACTGAAAGGGGAAAAATGCATACATGGAGCCCCTTCCATCTCTTTAGCATAATTACAACTTCAAGCACTTCTGTTATGGTCTATAGATCAAACAATGGATTGTTGGCACCCACTAATGCCTTCTGCCATAACAAGTCTGTTTCATCTGTCACTGTGCCCATTCTCCCTATAGTTCAACATGGTGACAACCTGACAGACTTCTCTCCCAGACAAATAGTAATGGTGTGTAGAGGGAAAGGGGAGCAAGAATGCAGTGCCTGGCATGGGAGGAATAATGGGGGATCCTGGTATAAGGGGCTCACAGAACCCCTGCTGGAGGGAAAATTGGGGGACCCTTGTATGGAAGGAAGGGGAGATAGAGGGCTCACAACCACTGCCATTGGTGGGAAGAGGAGTGGGGGCCATACAGCCCCTGGTGTGGGAGACTGGGGGACCCTGGCATGGAGGGGAAGGTGGGAATTGGAGCGCACAGAGCCACTGGCATGGTGTAAGTGGGACTGGGATTGCAAAAATAACTGATGACATGAGGGGAGAATGGAGGACCCTGGTAtgggaggagggaaatggaggccaCCCAGAAACCCTGACAGGAGGTAGATTGGAGGGGTGTTGCAGGGAAGGCCTGAAATAGAAGGGCACGGGAGAGCATCACACAAGGAGCTTGCAGATAGAATGGCGAGATGCCTGGAGCATGCACTGAGTTCAGCCTATAGAAGCAACAAATTGTGCGACCCCTTAGTAGTATTTATCTATCTTAGGGTTGTGTATAGTGCTCCCCATTCTAATATCTAAGCTCTTAGTATCTGGAGCTCTGTATAATCTATTTAGTTTTCCTTCAGAACATACCCCAGAAATCTCTTCCAAGTTATTTTTTGGTCATAGACCTTTATTTTCATATAGCCGCAGTTTGTTGTAAAGGAGACTGATTACCGTATATCTCTGGTGTCCTCTAAAGAAATTCATTATATGATTTGCAAATGTCAACAGCACTTATGTGTTATCTCCATCTGATGAAACATTTTGCCTAATTTACAATCCATATAAAAAGCTTGAAACAAAAGGAATTTGTCTAACCCAGACATTTTAGCAAAAGGAACAGGGCAGACATGATGATGGGCACTGTGCACATAAACTGATTCCTGAGAGGGATGCAGTTTGAGCTTGACAGACTGCAGTCTTCCCCTTCAGAATGTAATACCCATCATTGTGCTTCCTCAGAGTTTAAAGGGTCCCTTCTGGAAAGGAGTTCTAGGATTTTCACTAAGCGACAACTTCTTTCCCTCAGCTTTGCATGCTTACGATCCCATCTTCAAGCAAATCACTCACTCCTCCAAAGTGCAGGTGAGTAGTAGCTTGAGTCACTTGAAAGAACTCAACTATGTGatagtttagtttaaaaactgtatGATGAGCCCTCTCCCCATGAAAGGATTTATAAAAATTCTCAGCAAGCATTCGCTAAATACTGAGCAGAGAACTGCAGTGTTCTAACTTTGGGATGTTCCACAGGAGTTGGGAAGAAAACTGGGCCTTGAGAAACCAGTAGTTGTCCAGAGCATGTATATCTTCAAGGTACAGTAACCCCAATCTCCTATTTACTCATGAAAGAAGCCATTTTCATATTTTCCAGTTTAACattctcctcttctctctttttGTCCTCTTCCAGCAACCTGGCATTGGTGGTGAAGGTAAAATTCATACTACGTCTGTACTAGGCTGCAGATATTATGTACAGATACCAAGGTTTGGAGGAAGGGAATTCAAGTAACAGGAGAGTGGCATAAACTAGTCATtcagtgagatttttcaaagctgcctaaaggTTTGGATGCCCAGTTCCTGTTAGAAATTACTGGGAATGGGGTGTGAAAATCTCACCCTGGGTTCCTTTCTGTTTCTGTATGGGCAGGCAAAAGGCTAACTTATATCCTCACCAGGTTGAAGAGTGACCCACTCCCATGTGTTATGATTGCAGTGGGGGCGACTCTCGCAACACACTTGAGATTTCCAAAGAAGTAAGATGTCAGGCAGATGGGAAAGGACAAGTGATCGGGGGAATTTCCTAACTGTATGTCAAGTTTCCTTGTCTTTCAGGGATTGCTGTAAAGCGAAAGTAATTCCCATAAGCCTCAAATGTGACTTGGAATAAGTTATCCTTGCAGTACTGCCCTTAGAATAAATGGGACATGAGCTGAGAACTTATTGGGAAGGGGACAGTATCAGTCTCTCCCTGCACACTATCAATAGATATActcacccacccccacctctaCAGCGGTGAGATTCTGCAAGTgatggtgtctgtctgtctgtctatgggGGCTGGTGGTGGTAGCAGGCATGCAGCCAGTGAACTTCTGCATCCCTTTGACTTGGTTGAAATGGAAGCCAGCGCTGTCAGGAGCGTGCATACTCACTGTTGTCACTTCTAGCAGGATTCATATGGCAGTCACAAGAGGGCAGAGAAAGGAAAGCCCCATAGACCTTCAATTACTCTTAATTCAACAGTCTTTAAAATGTAAGGTAACCAGGTGTCTATTGGTTTCAGTGAGACCACACCAGGATGCCACATTTCTGTACACAGAGCCGCTGGGCAGGGTTCTGGGCCTCTGGATAGCTCTGGAGAATGCCACACAGGAGAACAGCTGTCTCTGGTTCATCCCTGGCTCTCACACCAGTAAGATTCATATTATTCTGCCATACACTGAAGTGCACCCTTGTCTCCTGGTTACGGGCGGAAAGTAGCACGGATTGTACTGTGTCCTCTGAATCATTCAGTGGTCATGTGGCCACATCCAGCTAGTGCAGCCACCATCATGGTTCAGGGAACCTTTGTTTAAAGCGACATCATTCCTTTTGTACTTTTAGGGGCCAGATTCTTAATCCCACTTTTAGCAGGCTGGCTCAAATGACTCATTTCCTTTGTTGCTGGTCACTGGACCAAGGATCTGTGATTTAAATCCAAAAACATTCCTGGAAATAAAAACTTTACATTATTTCTGACTCTGACACCAAATGCCCGAGTTTAATGCTATACTATACCCATACAATCTGCTTAAAGTACAGAGACAGTGGTACCCACAATCTTATTAAATTTTTACTTATTAAATCCAGACCTTGCAATATTAGGATCCACTGCTGGTGTTCCTGAAATCCTTTCAATTTAGTATTACTGAGTAACTTCCTTCAGCAAGTATCTGACCCTTCCTTGTTCAAGATTTGAGCCCTTCACAACTACTCTTTGATCCTTCCAAAGAGTGTCTTCTTTGCAGTGCTACAGACCCTTACTTCATTCTAGAGCTTCCTACAGCAGCCTTGAAAAtgcttctccaccctgacctGGGCTGGAAGGAGCAGTTTCTCCAGGTTCCCCCAGGTTAGGGATAAGCACAGTGAAACCACTTTgctcatttttgtttctttaataaaaCTTTGCTGCTGCACTAAATTATTTATATTgacacccccacctcccagctgtAAACACAGATCCCTTCAGGATATATACCCATTAACCTTTTCTGTTGTCCTGGGTCAAGACTAAGAATATTGCTACCGCAGCTTGCTCTGTGTAAGGGGAGGAAGAATAAAAACCTTGCACTTACCCCCCCAACACTGGTCTAAAATTCAGCAAACATACAAAACAAACGCAAACATTGAAAACAAGAATGAATTGGATAGCATACAAGAGATCAGAGAGCGACCAGTGGACTATGGCAACACATAGATGAGGCCAAATCAAAATAAGATCTGTGTATCCTCTCTTTCTCGACAGATGGAAGTTGCCACGGGCTTCTAACTATTGGTGCACGTTTTACACTTAGTATATGTCTAACATGGGAACTAATTAGCTCCAGGGGCACGGTTAATCCATTTCATCTCAAATTTTAATGTGCCTTAAAACAGGTACAATCCTCAggtctcttttaaaaatacataaatttaaaaaaaaaatcaagcaaaagACATTCTTCCCAAAGTGCAAATCATCAAGCTTTGCACTTTGTTGTAATCACAATTTGTGCCTAAACTCAGCATAAGACTCTGGAGCTGCAGTTAAACATCTGTACTGTTACAGAAAGGAGAGTGGTGCCAAAGATGCGTTTTGCTTAAGTGGAGGACTCTGCTCAGAAAGCACTGCATGTTGTTGCAGATAAGGGTAACACTTGTTAACGTGCCAGGGCACAGATGAGAACGCAGACAAAAGACAGCAGTGTTAGTTTCTGTACTGCCAGATAAACCTTAATCTTTTTccaataaaaagagaaaatgagcAAGGAAAGAATTTTCATTAGTGAAACGATGGAGGGTATATATAATGTAATGAGGGGATTAAGTTTTCCAGTCAGTGCAGAGGCTATGATTGCAGAGGTTAACCAGAAAGTATTGGTAGCTAACAGTATTTAGTTGATATTACACATTTTATAGGATCTGCTAACTGAACAAGCCCTCCCAGAAAGCTCTGtactaaaatatttataaaaagctGCGTGTAAGCTTTTATTCTTGGCGTATGTAGAGATTATTGAGCACAAAATAATATTATGCTGAGCTTTGTTAAAGTAATAAGCAACTATTATAATTGATGCAAGATTGTTAAACTAATTAGGTACAGGTGCCCAAGAACCTCGGACAGTAGGTGCAAAATGCATAGGAAAGGAAAAGTAGGGTTCATCATGAAATAAAGGCATTTAGAGAGTTTCCTGTGCATGACAAATGGGGTATAAATATAAGGAGAAGTGAGTTAATGCTTTGGAACAGAGCCGAGATGTCCTTTCTGCAAAGCATGATTTCTAGACTGGTCAAGTATTAACTCTTTCCTGTTTGTATTGTGCTAATTAATCTTTGATTATTAAACTTGATCAAGCTTTTGTTATTTGATGGATTAAATAGTCTAAAATTGAATCTTAACAGGAGTTTATTTATTGTCAGGTCAAATGatttattaagtttttttaaaaaaagttttgtctaCTGTGGAATTGCAGATGGCATCACACGTAGAATGGTCCGAGCCCCGCCGGGCACCTTACCATGCACACATTTCATCGGCTCTGAGCAGACTTATCAAGATAGCCAGTTTATTCCTGTGCCCATCCGCAAAGGTAAAGATTCATCTGTAGAACCAGTGAAAATTCAAGAGAGTTAGATGCAGTGACACACATTCAGTTTTAAACCACAGGCCCAGAGGGAATGCAATGATGTATTGCCAATGCAGGCCTGatgccccagctgctgccaaaggGTTATGTGAAGAGTCCACAATGAAAGAAATGGATCTCGTAGAACCAAAGCAACAGTATGATATATTCCTGGAGTCTTCCCAAACAAATTCTTACCATAGGAATCAATGGGCTGTATTCCCAAGTCTGACTTTTGTTTCGTTATCATGACAAACCTTTCAAAGACAGCAACAGCTCCTCTTGTATGGCACAGAGGAAGGAGACATTCAAAAGGAAAGACAGATGTGTGTTTATTTCAAACAGGTGGCCTCATTCTTATCCATGGAGAAGTTGTCCACAAGAGTGAGTTGAACAGCTCAGAGTGGTCCCGCCATGTGTACACTTTCCATTTGATGGAGGCCAAAGACACCACCTGGAGCAAAGAGAACTGGTATATAGAGATCCTTCAGtagcccaaaaaaaaaacaaaaaaaacctgctggAAACTGGAGGCTTTTTAAAGCTGTAACCATTTTAGAAGCTTTTTTTCACTCAACAACCCCAGCTCTTATCACCCCATTTTTGTGTTACACCTACAGGGTGATACACACAACTAGGTTCCCTCTACATGGCTCAGAACTGTGCTAGCTGCACCTTTGAACACCAGTGTCAGTAGCAGTTTCCCAGGACAATTTCCCTGGCCCGTGTAGCCAAGGATTGTTTTTCTGCTAGCCATGTTATAACAGTGCTCTAAGGTCCTCCAGCAAAGGTGCAGCAGAGAGCCTTACAACCATTCATTAAGCTCATAACACCCCTTCAGGGAGGATAAATACTAATATCCGTAGTGACTGTGGAATTCCCCACTGCCACAGAACAGGATCAGCTTGATTCCTGCCACATGCAGAGACTCTCTCTTTGTGCAAGTCTTCCCTCAGTAATAGAGTTGCAGAATGACAGGCAAGGATCTCTTGGAGGCCAGCATGGGAGAACAATCCCTTTTAAGAAAGTAGCATAAACAATGAAGAATATGATCCTCCCAGCCTAAACTGAAGCTTTCATAACAAGTATACTGATGAAAGC
This genomic interval carries:
- the PHYHD1 gene encoding phytanoyl-CoA dioxygenase domain-containing protein 1 isoform X2 is translated as MAFVTEEQIQQFYEDGFLVLEEFFTTEECDAMREQIDKIIAKMDVPPHCRTEFSTDEEEQLQAQGSADYFLTSGDKIRFFFEKGVFDEKALHAYDPIFKQITHSSKVQELGRKLGLEKPVVVQSMYIFKQPGIGGEVRPHQDATFLYTEPLGRVLGLWIALENATQENSCLWFIPGSHTNGITRRMVRAPPGTLPCTHFIGSEQTYQDSQFIPVPIRKGGLILIHGEVVHKSELNSSEWSRHVYTFHLMEAKDTTWSKENWLQPTPELPFPPLYN
- the PHYHD1 gene encoding phytanoyl-CoA dioxygenase domain-containing protein 1 isoform X1, with protein sequence MAFVTEEQIQQFYEDGFLVLEEFFTTEECDAMREQIDKIIAKMDVPPHCRTEFSTDEEEQLQAQGSADYFLTSGDKIRFFFEKGVFDEKGDFLVPKEKSINKIGHALHAYDPIFKQITHSSKVQELGRKLGLEKPVVVQSMYIFKQPGIGGEVRPHQDATFLYTEPLGRVLGLWIALENATQENSCLWFIPGSHTNGITRRMVRAPPGTLPCTHFIGSEQTYQDSQFIPVPIRKGGLILIHGEVVHKSELNSSEWSRHVYTFHLMEAKDTTWSKENWLQPTPELPFPPLYN
- the PHYHD1 gene encoding phytanoyl-CoA dioxygenase domain-containing protein 1 isoform X3; this encodes MAFVTEEQIQQFYEDGFLVLEEFFTTEECDAMREQIDKIIAKMDVPPHCRTEFSTDEEEQLQAQSLKGPFWKGVLGFSLSDNFFPSALHAYDPIFKQITHSSKVQELGRKLGLEKPVVVQSMYIFKQPGIGGEVRPHQDATFLYTEPLGRVLGLWIALENATQENSCLWFIPGSHTNGITRRMVRAPPGTLPCTHFIGSEQTYQDSQFIPVPIRKGGLILIHGEVVHKSELNSSEWSRHVYTFHLMEAKDTTWSKENWLQPTPELPFPPLYN